In Microcoleus sp. FACHB-831, one DNA window encodes the following:
- a CDS encoding neutral zinc metallopeptidase, whose product MRWELGRRSSNVEDRRGSGVSGPVVGGGIGAVFLAVIVALLGGDPSVVFQQGQQQAPSDRSYPESTRTQTSGASDRMAEFVSVVLADTEDTWNSLFRQMGANYVEPKLVIYSNAVESACGYARSAVGPFYCPRDQKVYIDLSFYRDLKYKYNAPGDFAQAYVIAHEVGHHVQNLMGISGKVQTLQRQVDAREANQLSVRLELQADCFAGVWANHANRSRQVLEAGDVEEALNAASSIGDDRLQSQAKGYVVPDSFTHGSSAQRARWFKQGIQTGDPAQCNTFAAANL is encoded by the coding sequence ATGCGCTGGGAATTAGGTCGTAGAAGTAGCAACGTTGAAGATAGACGCGGAAGTGGTGTATCTGGCCCTGTTGTAGGCGGTGGTATTGGGGCAGTTTTTCTGGCGGTGATTGTTGCTCTCTTGGGGGGAGACCCAAGCGTAGTTTTCCAGCAAGGACAACAACAAGCGCCGAGCGATCGCTCCTACCCAGAGTCTACTCGAACGCAAACTTCTGGAGCGAGCGATCGCATGGCTGAGTTTGTTTCAGTTGTTCTGGCAGATACCGAAGATACTTGGAATAGTCTGTTTCGGCAAATGGGAGCAAATTATGTAGAGCCTAAATTAGTTATCTACTCAAATGCCGTCGAGTCTGCATGTGGTTATGCCCGATCCGCAGTTGGCCCCTTCTATTGCCCCCGCGATCAAAAAGTCTACATTGACTTAAGCTTTTATAGAGATTTGAAGTATAAGTACAACGCACCGGGAGACTTTGCCCAAGCATATGTAATTGCTCACGAAGTTGGCCATCACGTCCAGAACTTAATGGGAATTTCTGGTAAAGTTCAGACATTGCAGCGTCAAGTCGATGCAAGAGAGGCGAACCAACTTTCAGTCCGGCTAGAGTTACAGGCAGACTGTTTCGCTGGTGTGTGGGCAAACCATGCTAATCGTTCGCGGCAAGTTCTTGAAGCAGGCGACGTTGAAGAGGCGCTGAATGCTGCTAGCAGTATTGGCGACGATCGCTTGCAAAGTCAAGCCAAAGGGTATGTTGTCCCGGATTCTTTTACGCACGGTAGTTCAGCACAGCGAGCCAGGTGGTTCAAGCAGGGTAT
- a CDS encoding sugar porter family MFS transporter — translation MTIHNQPVIHKASTSYVLMLAVVAAIGGFLFGFDTAVINGAVAALGKAYQANSVLVGLAVSSALLGSAVGAFFAGQLADRYGRVKTMVVAAGLFFISAVGSGIAFNIWDFMFWRLVGGLAVGAASVIAPAYIAEVSPAHLRGRLGSLQQLAIVTGIFVALLCDYFIAVGAGSAEANFWFGVPAWRWMFWTEIPPAIAYGVGALMIPESPRYLVAQGREAEAASVLAKVVGGDVQAKIAEIRQTVIRDRKPELSDLFGRHGLLQIVWVGLGLSVLQQLVGINVIFYYSSVLWQAVGFSEQNSLWITVITSVTNIVTTLVAIAFVDKFGRKPLLILGSIGMTLTLGTLASVFGSAPLDAAGNPALTGNSGIIALLAANLYVFCFGFSWGPVVWVMLGEMFNNRIRGAALSVAAAAQWVANFGVSTTFPPLKDVGLGFAYGLYTIAAAISLFFVLLLIKETKGKELEDMV, via the coding sequence ATGACTATTCACAACCAACCTGTTATTCATAAAGCCAGCACATCCTATGTTCTGATGCTGGCAGTTGTAGCTGCCATCGGCGGCTTTTTGTTTGGTTTTGATACTGCCGTCATTAATGGTGCGGTAGCGGCTTTAGGAAAAGCCTATCAAGCCAATAGTGTGTTAGTAGGATTGGCAGTTTCCTCCGCACTACTGGGTTCGGCGGTGGGGGCCTTCTTTGCCGGACAGCTCGCCGATCGCTACGGGCGCGTAAAAACAATGGTTGTAGCGGCTGGCCTGTTCTTCATCAGCGCCGTTGGTTCCGGTATTGCCTTTAACATTTGGGATTTCATGTTTTGGCGATTGGTGGGCGGATTGGCGGTTGGTGCTGCTAGCGTTATTGCCCCTGCTTATATTGCCGAAGTCTCGCCCGCCCACTTGCGCGGGAGGCTTGGCTCTCTGCAACAACTTGCGATCGTTACTGGTATTTTCGTTGCCCTGCTGTGCGACTACTTCATCGCTGTGGGTGCTGGTTCTGCCGAAGCCAACTTCTGGTTTGGAGTACCTGCTTGGCGTTGGATGTTCTGGACTGAGATACCGCCTGCGATCGCCTACGGAGTTGGAGCGCTGATGATTCCAGAATCACCCCGCTACTTGGTTGCCCAAGGTCGGGAAGCGGAAGCTGCGTCCGTTTTAGCAAAGGTTGTAGGTGGAGATGTTCAGGCTAAAATTGCGGAGATCCGGCAGACCGTCATCCGGGATCGCAAACCTGAACTGTCAGATTTATTCGGTAGGCATGGTCTTCTGCAAATAGTCTGGGTGGGACTTGGGTTATCTGTCCTGCAACAGTTGGTTGGCATTAACGTGATTTTCTACTACAGCAGCGTGTTGTGGCAGGCGGTGGGTTTCTCAGAACAAAACTCTCTGTGGATTACGGTAATTACCAGCGTCACCAATATCGTGACAACGCTAGTAGCGATCGCGTTCGTAGACAAATTTGGACGCAAGCCTCTACTCATTCTCGGTTCTATTGGCATGACTCTCACGCTGGGAACTTTGGCGAGCGTCTTTGGCAGTGCGCCTCTAGATGCAGCAGGCAACCCAGCCCTAACTGGAAATTCCGGCATAATTGCCCTGCTGGCAGCTAACCTCTACGTCTTCTGCTTCGGCTTCTCATGGGGGCCAGTCGTGTGGGTAATGTTGGGAGAAATGTTTAACAATAGGATTCGCGGTGCGGCGCTATCGGTAGCGGCTGCTGCCCAGTGGGTTGCTAACTTTGGAGTGTCTACTACCTTTCCACCACTCAAGGATGTGGGTTTAGGTTTTGCGTATGGTCTGTACACAATTGCTGCTGCAATTTCTCTGTTCTTTGTCTTGCTGCTGATTAAAGAAACTAAGGGCAAAGAACTTGAGGATATGGTGTAG